ATGTGCAATACACAACACtatttatcaatatatttatttatttaaccctttcatgcatgaattatgaTAACCTCAgtcaggattttttttcctatgtgtttttattgctcTTGGGGCATGAAAAACGAgatttgaaatttattttttattacacattattttcaaaaagatTTCCAGATGTTCGATGGGAGGACAGCATGCGTTTATGCTTTAAACTGAAAAGATACTGtattaaacataatacagtaataacagcaatattgtgtgtatttaacaaaccactcaataaatttatataaaatcatgtgaaaactataaaatatatacaaaaaatataaatgcaaaatattgcAAACGAAATTGAACTTCATACAAGTTGAACTTCGGGTATCTTTGATGGAATCACGTCCTCATGTTCTGATATCAGAGATCTCTACAACCTGTCAAGGTACAACTGTGGAAACCCAAGATGCTCCCTTCAGTGTACCAGAGTATATCAATTTACCCTTATTAGCTGATAATTCTGATCACGTTCAAGATGGACACATTTCTAACAGCTCTCCTCTGAGAAAACCTAGCGATCAGGTGTTTTCAATCGCATCTGaaatgagcagtgttgggggtaacgcattacaagtaatgtgcgttatgtaatcagattactttttgatgttacgagtaaagtCACGCATTACAAGTCACATCTATTACGtaatcaaattacttttttgacaTTAATGCAAATTACAATCTAATAGATGaagtattttcaaaaacaacagtCACAGTAATAGTAAGAATTGTAGCTGAAATATAGCTATTGATGCATGATGTCCACTATAGTGGACAGATTATTAATCCGAATTTTCTCCCAATCTAAAATCAATACTTGGGAAATTTAACTGTGATATGACTCATTAGATATTGCTTGATGCTATAATTTGTTTTTACCTGCAAGAGTCTCCTAGGATAGAAGGAATGGATGGATATTCCAGAGCAACTTGGCATTTCTGACTGGCCATCGGCCATCTTGGTTTGGCGGGGATGGAGGGGATGGGGAATCGACATACAATGGTTTGCCACTTGATGGCAATATATAGGATGATGCACTAGGGTCCACTGTAGAGGTTGATGTGCAACTATGCCATCAAAACCCATGCATACAcaagaaaatgctttttgaaatagctgtccactgtagtgacctctatgcatgaaagggttaaagtGGATGTCTAATGTTGTTTCATGCATtcttacactgttaaagagttggattcccATGCTAGACATGgccaaatttttaaaaaaaaaacaagttggacgtatgacggagtatttcatGAATTCCTTGGGCAGAATTCCTTGAATGgccacttctcccggaagagcgtgcacacatcaaccagagcgagagagcaatgTTTTTctggggcagcaacggagtttGTTAACATAAGTGCATATAAAGTAAACAACGTGAACTTATAATTAATCATGTATGGGAGTCTGTTGCATCTAAAATCCCCTGATACCCAAAttcatgtaccatggtatttacatggCATTCCAAGGTATTCCAAGAATATCATGGTAATGGTAAAAAGCCATGGTAGCACCATTGATACTTTCTGGTACTTTTATGTACTTGAAAAAACACCAAGGAAAAATAATCCTGACTGTACCACGGTGCTTTTTTGGTTGAGCAGCTTGTTGTAGTTCCCAGATCTCTCCACATGGAGGCAGGAATTTCACACTGATGGAGATTGAGTGTGTGCAGCTCTCATTAGCCTCATTAACTAACCTATTAATGGAGTCTGGGGAGGTTAATAACTCATAGTTTGAGGCAGAAGGAATTCCACGCCGTCACACTGACCTTCATGCTTTACTAGATGTGGTGAATGTATAACAGCCCAGACCCCAAGCTGAGCACAACACAGACGCAGGGACTTCCCAACgacttatattgttttattttaagcttGTTATGATAACAACTCAAACCGAAACCTATATTAACAACTAAATAAAGCATAATAAAATTTGCAGTGCATCACATTTATATGGGTTTTTATATATAGTTAATCATTATGGCTTCAGaccacctttatttatttatttatcttttaaatttaggACATCACTAAAGAGTGGTTTAGTTTCGTTCTGAGGAATATTTCATGACCAAATTATAGCCCATCATGACCTCAGgaaatgaatataaaaacatGCATTATGTGTCACCTTTTAAAATATGACCTTTGTGACGCTGATctaatgctgtttttctctctcccacacaagcgattatttatttatgatcttATCTCGCTTCTGTAGAAATCAGCCAACGTCTTAAGTCTGAAAACAAAGAGCATATTTATTTGATCGCATTTACAGCATGTTCTCTGGAAAACAGCACGGATATACTTTGTATTAGAAGTTATATCAGTGAGGATCTCCTTTAAATAGctcttcattttcaaaaaattctATACATACAAACCTACATATATGCTTATGACTGATGGAGTTGTTTACACTTTCTCCTCCATTGAGTGTTCAATTAAAATGATGCAAgacaggcagagagagagagagagaaagagagagagacaggtagGTAGGTGGACGTGGGGTGATAGACGCCTCCGCTCATGGAAAGTCATTTATCTTCAATCAGACCTGTTCACTTGCATTCCAAGATGTCTTTTCTTCAGAGTTCATCGGTGTGACGTCgacattaaaatggaaaacgaTTAGCAGTGATGAGAAGAGGGAAAATGTGAAGACAAGGAAGAACCTAAATATGGACCATGTACATCACATGATTAACTGCTATTTTTAGTAATGAATTGTACAGAAAAAATAGAAACAGAAAAGTGCAAACACATATGCATGATTAACATTCATATACGGTGGTTTTTACTCTGAGGTACGACGATTAAAAATGGTAACAATATGGTCCACAAAATAGGTGCAAAGACAAGCATTGCTTGATATATTTACATCACTCGCTGCCATCATGAACTTCATCCACAACAACAGAATAGTGTTTAACATCACCTACATCTACTACAAAAGCACTCAGCCATGTACGaaagacacaaaacaaacacacacagaaacaccaGCCAGTCCTGCAGCAAACCGAAACCTGTTATAAAGTTACACACATACATCAGCAGTAAATATTGACAGAAATGATTTAATCCCTCCAGGTCTAGTTGAGAGAATgggttaatgtgtgtgtgtgtgtgtgtgtgaattgcCATGGTAAAGAGTGTGAGTGACACAGTATTTGCTCGCGTTTATCTCTGAATTTATGTTAGCCGCCTTGTCATGTTTCAAGTTCATGTTTCAAGGTCTGAAAAGCtattctaaagaaaaaaaacgaaAGGGTTGAGTGgccgagcgagagagagagagattcgcTGGAATTCCCCCTCCCAGGAGAATATGCTCACCTGGCCACGCCTCCTCAGGTATGTCTCAGCCTATATAAATCCGTCAGGAGCAGCAGGTGCATCAGCAAACCTTCTGATTCTCTCAACACTGAGGATAAACCCTCACAAACTACTGGATTATTACTTAACCAACACTTACAGTGGGATTTTATCTGGAAACCTAACTGCCTTTGGCCACTACAACAGGTAAATAATTTGCCtttgaaaagcaaaacaaaacaaaaaaaatgttattttgaattCAGAACATATACTTTTGATTTGCATAGTTACATTGGTATTGTTTTTTGTCTTGTAGAATTCGCAATGGCGTCAAGTGAACTTAGTCTAATTCTCAACAACGCAAATGCCAACTTGTACCCTGAACCGCAGCCACACTTGTTGAGCATGACAGTGCCCGTGTCCAGACCACCACATCTCTCCGAGATCACCTTCAGCAGCAGCAACACAATGGGTAAGAGTTCATTACATCCCTCTCAGATCTTGCTTAATGTTACGGGATGGTTCCCATCGCCCAACCGAGAGCCCAGACATGGCGCGGCAGTCTGGCCTCAGTTTCTGACTCTTAAAATCATTAACCGAGGCAATGTTTAACTTGACCCGCAGTAGGCGCGCAGGAATGTTTTCTTTACGGTCTTTCAGCAGTGCATTCATTGTTGACACTGTGATCAAAACCTACGGGGTGTCAACACAACAGATAGTTAAACACGCAACAGAAGCTCTGGCCCTGGAGACAGTAAACCTGAGCGGCTATTCTTCTATTGTTAGCGAGAAAGATCTCTGTGGTGATCACATGCCATGTCAGTACCTGTGCAGCTGTGAATGATGCTTTGAACCTGTTCTCCGGCAGGCCCCTGGGACCAGGTGAACCCGCAGATGTGGACCAGGCAGAACGTTCTTGAGTGGATCGCCTTTCACGTGGAGGACAGCAGGTTTGATGCCAGTCTGCTGAATATGAACTACTGCAGCATGGACGGACTCACACTCTGCGCGACGTCCAAAGAAACATTGATGGGCATATTTGGACAGGGGTTTGGGGAACGGCTTCACCAGAGTCTTGAGAACCTAAAGGCCAGATATGGTGAGCAACTTGTTTAAAGAACCTTGTAAACAGTTTGAAGTTGTGCCACTTGAATGCATTAACACCcttgatttgtttgtttctacAGCTATTGACCTGTCTGAAAACACCGTTCTAAGTGAATCTGAATTAGATATACTGGAAAACATCCTGCAGGACTCATTTCCCTTCATGCACGGACCAAACCTTGGACCACTGCTGGAAACGGTGGTGGTCCAAACCTCAATCCCAACAGGTGAGGAGCAAATTCCACTTTCTGACCTTTCAACACAAAACCCAAACCATAGATAGCAGTACCCATCTATCCATACTGGAAATAACATTGAAATTATGTTTGTGCAGACAATTCAGAAAGCAAGTACAGCTACTTCGACGAGTACACCAACCAGCTGACTCCAGAGAGTGACCACGGCTACGACTCTCTAACTGAGAGTTTTCAGAGTTCTCACGCTGGTACGTGCCTCCACTAATCTCTAGTGAACAATTCATGTAATTCTGTCTAAGAACATCCCAAGATTCTCCTGAAGTCTAAACGCTCTGTTCTTTGGTCCTTTTCAGGCAGCTTCCTGAACCCGAGCTCACCCGAGTCCAACAGCAGCGATTCCGACCCCGAATACTCAGAGAAACCTTATTCCACTGGCACCAGTAAGTTCCTCCAAAGCTCAACCTTGCTCCTCGAGGCCTATCTACCTGCAGAGACtagtcaaacacacctgaaccagctaatcaaggtcttcggGATTACTTGACAATTGAAGACAGGTTgaaactaaactctgcaggaagatGGCCTTCGAGGAGCCACCAGTAGCTGGAATGATGAAGTGGGAGTACGCCAAATGATCTAAGGATTAGTTATCTAACATTTAGGTTGTGTTTCTTTTCCACAGAGACCTCTGTAAAACAAGAGCCAGGAAAGAGCCAGAAGAGAGGCAGAGGACGCCCTCCAAAGCTCAGGGATAGTGAGGGATTCGACCACTTCATTCAGTccaaaaaaagcaaacatgGTAAGTACGCAGAACTCTGTTTGAAGAGGTTCCTGACGCTGAGATCAAGTGGCGTCTACCAGTAGGTACCACTATACTAAACTAGACTCCATTGCAGCTCCAAGAGGAACCCACCTTTGGGAGTTTATCAGAGACATCCTGATCCATCCGGAGCAGAACCAGGGCCTGATGAAGTGGGAGGACCGCAGGGACGGCGTCTTCAAGTTCCTGAAGTCCGAAGCTGTTGCTCAGCTTTGGgggcagaagaagaagaatagcAGCATGACGTACGAGAAGCTCAGTAGAGCCATGAGGTAAGAGACGCAATTCTGGGATCAAGGGTTTTGGGGGGATTTGTCTCGTTGGAGCCTGGGATGGAGGAATAATCGAAACTCTTGGTCTTTCCTACAGGTATTACTACAAGCGAGAGATTCTGGAGAGGGTGGATGGACGCAGGCTTGTCTACAAGTTTGGAAAGAACTCCACCGGTTGGAGAGTGGAAGAGACTGGATACTAAAGAGGGTCGCTTCTAGTCAAAAGTAGAGACTTTGGTCTCCTGCTAATGAGGACCTTTAGGCTGAGATTGAAGATCCTCGCTTTAGAAACACACTCTTCCCAGAGGGAAAAGGTTTCACAGAAACTGTAAGCCAGTGTTTTGGCTAATGTAGGTTTTATGAACCGGTAATAAAATGCTTAGTGGAGCTTGTCTGTTTGCAACGGCACGCGGGCGTGGCCTGGATCAGACAGCATCGCTGCACCACTTAAAGACTCTGTAAACACGTTCTACACAATGGTTGAACTGTGAGAGAATGTAAAGCTTTGTAAAGGGTCTTTTGTTTTGGGAAATGAAGTTTCATGTGTAACACATCAAGGTTATTTGTTGAGTAACCGGAGAACATGATGGTGGTATGAAGTGTTTGTAACGTTCACATCTGCTGTACTGATTGATATCTGTtctactgtatataaatgtatgtaagAATTATATATTATTCACAATACTTGTCAATCGAGTACAAATCAGATATATCATTGAAGATTCTGTTCAATTTTTCTGTGATTTGTTAAGTCACTGGATAATGTGTATGAGGATTTCCCTCGCAGATTGTATACTGTAACAATTATGTATGGCATATATTTGCTATTTCTTTTGTATGAAccttttctaaaataaaatttctgatgaaatctttATCTTGTATTTGTGCCTCACCCTCTTGAACTATGTTccatttaaacttatttcaacatttactttatatttgCTCAAGCCTTGTTATCAAAGATCAGAGATGTGTTGAAATATGACACTTCTGTATAAATTTCAACACACATATATGCAGCACCTCGCACAGAATGTGGGACAAACGCTCCTTGAGCTCTAGCACATCTCCACCATCCAGcataaacatgttaaaaatgcGGGTCAAGTATCAGTGCCGATCAAGAACTCACTTGCTGGATGATTCAGCTTTTTTTTCCACTGCGAGGCTCCAAAATGTATCCATGAATTTCTTCATGACGTCTGAAGTCTCAAAGTGCTTGAATCAGGTGATTTTTAGTGCACATATAAAGCCAGTTCAAACAGGTGTAGAGCCTACCAATAACCAACCACAAACAAACCCTTCATCTTCAAAATGTTTTGGCATTTCAAACTGTGCAAACTTAAGaaaaatgttctgttatttAATACAATGTCACTCAGttttaaaggtgatttaagtgtgCAAATGTTTAGGATGactttaaactgtcaaataaaaacaattgaaTCTGAACGCCAATTTTTGCGTTACTGTTGGATTTTCACACCTAGAATTTCCAAACGATGCATTTGACGCAGCCAACCTTTGCTTGAACTGAATCGCATTTTTCATAGCAGGTTTAGTTTTGCATTTTAGAGCACAATGCGACTGTTTTTTAGAGGTCTGGCATTCAAATACATGCACATATACACCACGTTGCATTTGAATTTCAGATCCGCATGCAAATAGATGCAGCTGAAGCAAGCAAAAAAGAGAACCATCGTCTGAATTCAAAGCAGTAAATAGTGTATGAATTGGAACATCTCATGCGTCTGGAATCACACACCATTTAATACCTGTGAGAGCTGCACAAAACACTCAGAAAAGAGTTTTCATGAgctcaaaaacactttaaactaCACTGGAATTACAGTTATCGGAGACGGCTAATCTGGTCGAGTTGAACCAGACTTATCTTACACTAGAATCCATCAAACCATCTCAGATGACTTGATCACTAGTTACTAAAAACAGAAGTTTCACTCTGGGATCTTAACACCATTGtcatgttttttgtgtgtgtgacctgACCAGTCATTCACATATTATGAGCTCTTACTtccaaaaacatgaaataaatggaaaaagaaTTATTTTGTGTATCATATGAAAGAAGTGTTTCAGGTGTACGCACTGTTACACTTTCATTTTTGAACAATACACAAATATGCACACAGTAAACATCAGGTGGACTGTCAGTTTGAACCGTGACTATCATGACTAACACTCTCTGTACACTCCTAAACGCTTTTGTCAAAGCTGAAATTACAGACACAATAATTCAGGTCAAGTATGTTTTAATAAGCCATGCCCGAAAGAAAGGTGGAAACTTCATTAAAGCCATTGCCCAGAAAAcagttctggcaaggttctctcaaagtaatgaacaaacattattccagtaacgttaatagaatgtttattcaaagttatctggtctataataatgttctcaaaactttatcacaaaaacattcatacattcatggagtgttttttttttaaatgttttagttggacgttcatGTAAATTACTACTTGCTTtggaacgttcagagaacattgaaaagtaacatccacataaCGTTTAaggaatgataaaatggaatgttcccttaacgttcacaTAATCATGAAAACGTTTAAAAAAACTTCATAGAAAAAAGatttcataacttaatgagaactttagcaaaacattcttagcTTTCTTTTTGCCTTACTAATAATTGTATTCACATGAACTTTCGTTTCATAATGTGTAATGATGtcatttaaatgctttaaagtaCATGTTGCTttctaaaggcccgttcacactaaaaactataacaaaaactatattagcgtccacaccagcagacgataactataacgataactatattagcatccactcCAAcagatgataactataaagataactataacgataactatattagcgtacACTCCAATGGACGATAacgataacgataactataacgataactatattagaaTCCACACCAatggacgataactataacgataactgtaacgataactatattcgTGTCCACACCAAAGGACGATAACTacaacgataactatattagcgtacACTCCAACAGATGATGattataacgataactataacgataactatattagcgtccacaccagcttatgataactgtaacgataactatattagcgtacACTCCAatggacgataactataacgataactatattagcattcacaccagcggacgataactataacgataactgtaacgataactatattcgTGTCCACACcaaaggacgataactataataataactatattagcatccactcCAACAGATGATgattataacaataactataacaataactatattagcgtccacaccagcttatgataactataacgataactatattagcattcacaccagcggacgataactataacgataactgtaacgataactatattcgTGTCCACACcaaaggacgataactataataataactatattagcatccactcCAAcagatgataactataaagataactataacgataactatattagcatccacaccagctTATGATAActgtaacgataactatattagcgtacACTCCAatggacgataactataatgataactatattagcatccacaccagctTATGATAActgtaacgataactatataTTAATGTACACTCCAATGGACGATAACGATAACGATAActgtaacgataactatattagaaTCCACACCAatggacgataactataacaataactataacgataactatattagtgtccacaccaaAGGACGATAACTacaacgataactatattagcgtacACTCCAACAGATGATGattataacgataactataacgataactatattagcgtccacaccaaagGATGATAACTacaacgataactatattagcgtccacaccagcatatgataactataacgataactatattagtgttgaCACCAGCGGGCGATAActgtaacgataactatatcAGGCGTGAACGGGCCTTGAGTGCACTAAAGTGGATTTGCAGTTCTCAGATCAGAATCCATCATGAACCGACCCCTGAAGAGAAGCTACACAGCAGAGAGTTTCTGTGATGGTGATTTATGATGACACGCATCAGATAAGAGCTCAAGTGTGTTTACTGCATTTCTCAAACTCATGTCGAGTCTTGTTTGTTTGCAACGCCACATTCTTTCACAGTTCTCTGGAAACGTGATGGTCAGTGTGTATAATATGATGTTTATGCCAAGTGAAATAAAACCCAAGACTACAGTATAAATTTCACTGAATTATTACTCAGATATGTTGACAGGATTGTTGGTGTGTTCCGGAGTAATTCACGTCCAGTAACtgaaatgattaatttataCAATGATGACTGTCACAGTCACATGACTAACCAGCTCAGAATCCAAACTAAACAATAAAAGGCATGAGAGACTTTATGTTCATATTGATCTTCAGTTGATTATTGATGAATCAGACTCAAGCAAAAAGAAAGACAAGTGCttgaattaaaacatttttcctattttctttcattctctGCACAGCCTGCTTCTTATATGAAGTTCCTTACTAATATTGTTCACTCTGCTTCATAACAAACACAAAGTGTCATTTGTTAGTCATGTTATAGTGAAGCTGTAGCGCAGGTTATAATGTGTGAGGCTGGTTTCTGTGCAGAGCATGTGATCATAAAGCTCCGCCCACATCCTGTCTCTCCCAACATGATCTCACCGAGCTGATTTGCATAAGTATGCAGGGATTTTCCCGCCTTCTCCCCTTCAACTTCCAAGTAAAATCCATGTAGATCACCagcccaaacacacacattatctctcacacacacccaGAGAATGAAGTCAACAGCAAGATGTTTTGATCCAAACGTAAAACTTTATGATCGCATCTGTTCTGGTGTGTGATCCtttgttaataatttaatttccgGTCAATATTCGGGACTGATCGAGTGAAACGCCCGATACACTTACGTCAAGAGATCAACACAGGCCAATTATTTATTAGTCATGTAACAGTGGCTTTTGTTCAAGGACTGAAACTCTTTGTTTGGTTTTCAGTAACTTGCTCAGTAAAAACACGCTGTACATTGACAGTTAAGGTGCtgatacacagggcaactttttgagcaatgttgctgaaagatgttgcttgggcactttcccactgagaatgggcaacaaatttctatctggatatcTAGggagaaatttgttgcccattcataatgggaaagtgcccacaACAACATCGCTTGGCAAAAttgcccggcaacattgctcaaaaagttgccctgtgtatcatcacctttagagTTTAAAAACAAGTAGTATGTGAAAAAGTATGAATTGTGCAACATTTTCATGTATCACTTCATTATGGTACATGTTTATTTCAATAAGTGGCATCcagttattttgtgtgtatatatatatatatatatttttttttttttccaattaaaaatgtgggttttattttaaaaaatgtaatttatgtaattGCAACAATCAGCCTATCagcatctttctccattgacgTCCATTCAAATGTACACGTGTACTCTgttcaaacaatttttttagCAGGCGATATTTACATCAcagatatttcattatattgcaGTAGATGATTAGGCAGTGATGTCTGTTCCTCATAAAGACTTTTGCAATGATGATTCGGAGCTTGTGTGtaaaagagcagcgtgaacgTTTAACTAAATATCTGCGCTTTTGTTCCACAGGGAAAAATAAGTCATACAGTTCTGGAATGACAGGAAAATCAGAATGATCACTTCCGGGTGAAGTTAGTGCACTGCATTCATAATctgattatgatgatgatgaagatgaagatgatgatgtaACACACACAGACGGCGGACAGGATTGAGTCTCGGTTTACACACCGTCTCAGGGAAGCTGCAGGATTGTGTTTGCTCTGATGAGAAGTGTATGAATGAAGCGGACACACGCCCGCTACTGTTCGACTGTTATGTCACAGATCTACAGGAAGCCAGCGCATCATTTCCTCACAGCAGGTTTAAAATCACAACAGTCAAGCAGGGAGAACAATGACAGATCTTTCCAGAAATCGACACAATGCATTTGATGATTATTACAGTAGTGATATATGAGACAATGATGTTTAACGTGTTACatattcaaaatgcatttaaccaaattatatatatatacacacacattgatCACGCTACAATCATGCTTGAATATAATCACATTATTTAAACTAAATGATCAAAATGACTTTTCCCCATAAAAGAGTTGAACTATTGATCTTGACGAGGTCCGATCGTAAACACACGCACTATGATGTCATATATGATGTTGTGAAAGTCAAAGCAGCACATTTACAGAGGAAGTGACACAATGTAACATTACGACACAAGAGATTTGATTTCAAATCAAAGCTGGATTTATTCTATACACATTACCGTTCAAGcaattttaaggtttttttttaaagaaggctgcatttatatgatcaataatacaataaaacactgaaatattattccaatgtaaatcagctgttttctatgtgaatatatagtaaaatgtaatttattcctgtgttcaaagctgaattttcagcatcattactccagtcttcagtgtcacatgatccttcagaaatcattcgaatatgatgatttgctgctcaagaaacatttatgattattatcaatgttgaaaacagtcatatttttgggtgaaactgtgacgcattttatttttcaggatt
The DNA window shown above is from Ctenopharyngodon idella isolate HZGC_01 chromosome 10, HZGC01, whole genome shotgun sequence and carries:
- the elf3 gene encoding ETS-related transcription factor Elf-3; the protein is MASSELSLILNNANANLYPEPQPHLLSMTVPVSRPPHLSEITFSSSNTMGPWDQVNPQMWTRQNVLEWIAFHVEDSRFDASLLNMNYCSMDGLTLCATSKETLMGIFGQGFGERLHQSLENLKARYAIDLSENTVLSESELDILENILQDSFPFMHGPNLGPLLETVVVQTSIPTDNSESKYSYFDEYTNQLTPESDHGYDSLTESFQSSHAGSFLNPSSPESNSSDSDPEYSEKPYSTGTKTSVKQEPGKSQKRGRGRPPKLRDSEGFDHFIQSKKSKHAPRGTHLWEFIRDILIHPEQNQGLMKWEDRRDGVFKFLKSEAVAQLWGQKKKNSSMTYEKLSRAMRYYYKREILERVDGRRLVYKFGKNSTGWRVEETGY